One Candidatus Delongbacteria bacterium genomic window carries:
- a CDS encoding DUF5677 domain-containing protein: MLANEVSLISFESPSVRQLNRLQHIVLAGLLFRCSRLMNSVALISRNGEFGETTAILDRCIFESSIKVVWLCRSGTYDKFVRFMANGLKADVCLKNEIEKEIKSRGGAVLEIENRMLKSIENFLEISNLSEEDVRDCKCLPRFDIMMREIGESDLGYIVGQKINSHFVHGTWSGMLHHCLKVGDDGLLHVGRSRCQTHFSQYLGTALQVVVAVYAYCEWMFDQSTAKVFKDALQFVYDEVLKVEQSAMGRDFDEVNGT; this comes from the coding sequence ATGCTTGCTAATGAGGTTTCCCTAATAAGCTTTGAATCACCTTCGGTTAGACAATTGAATAGATTGCAACATATTGTTCTAGCTGGACTTCTATTTAGATGCAGTAGACTCATGAACTCGGTAGCATTAATTTCACGGAATGGCGAGTTTGGTGAAACTACAGCTATTCTGGATCGATGTATATTTGAATCTTCAATAAAAGTTGTTTGGTTATGTCGAAGCGGGACTTATGACAAGTTTGTGCGATTCATGGCCAATGGTCTGAAAGCCGATGTTTGTTTGAAGAATGAAATCGAAAAGGAGATCAAATCGCGAGGAGGAGCAGTACTGGAGATCGAAAATCGAATGCTGAAGTCAATTGAGAATTTCTTAGAGATTTCAAATCTTAGTGAAGAGGATGTAAGAGATTGTAAATGTCTTCCTCGTTTTGATATCATGATGCGTGAAATTGGGGAAAGTGATCTTGGTTATATAGTAGGACAGAAGATTAACTCACACTTTGTTCACGGAACATGGTCTGGAATGCTACATCATTGTCTGAAGGTTGGTGATGATGGACTGTTGCATGTGGGAAGAAGTAGATGTCAAACGCACTTCAGTCAGTATTTAGGTACGGCGCTACAGGTTGTCGTTGCGGTATATGCTTATTGTGAATGGATGTTTGATCAGTCAACTGCAAAAGTTTTCAAGGATGCTCTTCAGTTTGTTTATGATGAAGTGCTCAAGGTGGAACAGTCTGCAATGGGACGAGATTTTGACGAGGTGAATGGAACCTAA
- a CDS encoding sigma-70 family RNA polymerase sigma factor: MLPTKRTDALTPQSVADYLTLAAENAALPATLEAFLALLGPEGKDKNEERKAALATVLQKLQTGHPARASIQLWLLVAYAPLLRGLAGRYSRNGNEQADVESTVVVAFLETIQGTPEARLKDAFLQKRVLDDTKDRVRVHLGLRDYQQDNRIELVADDAVQEDRAPDERVDGYESLLAQINELPIAASDRDLLVGIYVYGYSMAELAERWHIPHDTVKKRYQRLLRRLKEKL, translated from the coding sequence ATGCTACCCACCAAACGCACCGATGCCCTCACCCCCCAGTCCGTCGCGGACTACTTGACCCTGGCCGCGGAAAATGCCGCGCTGCCGGCGACGCTGGAGGCGTTCCTGGCCCTCCTCGGCCCGGAGGGAAAGGACAAGAATGAAGAACGCAAGGCGGCCCTGGCGACGGTCCTCCAGAAGTTGCAGACAGGGCATCCGGCGCGTGCCAGCATCCAGCTCTGGCTGCTGGTCGCCTATGCCCCCCTGCTCCGAGGGCTTGCCGGCCGCTATTCGCGAAATGGCAACGAGCAGGCGGATGTCGAGAGCACTGTCGTGGTCGCATTCCTGGAGACCATCCAAGGCACCCCTGAAGCGCGGCTGAAGGATGCCTTTCTGCAGAAGCGGGTCTTGGACGACACCAAGGACCGGGTCCGAGTTCACCTGGGTCTGCGAGACTACCAGCAAGACAACCGCATCGAGCTCGTGGCGGACGACGCAGTGCAGGAGGACCGCGCACCGGACGAGCGGGTGGATGGATACGAGTCGCTGCTGGCCCAGATCAATGAGCTGCCCATCGCCGCCAGCGACCGCGACCTCTTGGTGGGGATCTATGTCTACGGCTACAGCATGGCCGAGCTGGCCGAGAGGTGGCACATCCCCCACGACACCGTCAAGAAGCGCTACCAGCGGCTGCTGCGGCGCCTGAAGGAAAAACTCTGA
- a CDS encoding ATP-dependent DNA helicase, with protein MHLSDSTPWPVLPEDLLTLPGDPEMQEPIVTAEEVFGPGGLLSQRLPDYQPRASQLIMAQEVEQALTDGRSLMVEAPTGTGKSLAYSVPAIQHALITGQRVLIATANIALQEQLTQKDLPFLQRVLPGPFRFALLKGRGNFLCSSLLLEQRSMLFAGVSGEDQDEFDRVLDWTNRTSTGDAGELPFRVKPRVWRHFAVGDTSECAGCTLKCYHKAAMVEAEDAQVVVCNYHLLFAHLKVQAATCGMAGVLPTFDALICDEAHEVPDIGSDFAGEEIGRWSFRGFKRHLSRGGFEALDRAADGLSKAIKLMAFRHAAAGSNRIKLPGLIDEEPILEALRHAWLELRALQAQYEAETKEHAQLERQKEQCRQLAQLVHRLIWQEFSDWVYWVERQESHIGESWKLKGKPVSIAPFLQQALLPWVPLIATSATLTTTHEDFTFIRERIGLDAATRQVVLPSPFDFSSAALLVVPEGLPEPNDPAHRDRVQGELHEAVQQSGGRALLLFTSSQALKAAHSLLAPEFERMNYACHCQGDAPSTKLITRFKEDVSSVLFATRTFFQGVDVPGESLSLVALDRLPFPSPADPVMDYIAEHDPKGWFFKHSLPIALITWKQIFGRLIRRHDDRGVVLLLDGRVGTKKYGKQFLKAIPGGMLSREVAAIGSFLADPEDPFA; from the coding sequence ATGCACCTTTCGGATTCCACTCCCTGGCCGGTGCTGCCAGAGGACCTGCTCACCCTGCCCGGCGACCCGGAGATGCAGGAGCCCATTGTCACGGCTGAAGAGGTCTTCGGCCCTGGTGGCCTTCTGTCTCAGCGGCTGCCCGACTACCAACCCAGGGCCAGTCAACTCATCATGGCCCAGGAAGTGGAGCAGGCCCTAACGGATGGCCGGAGTCTGATGGTTGAAGCGCCGACAGGCACGGGAAAGAGCCTCGCCTATTCCGTGCCGGCCATCCAGCACGCCCTAATCACTGGGCAGCGGGTGCTCATCGCTACGGCCAACATCGCCCTGCAGGAGCAGCTCACCCAGAAAGACCTGCCCTTCCTGCAGCGAGTGCTGCCCGGCCCCTTTCGATTCGCGCTCCTCAAGGGCCGAGGGAACTTTTTATGCAGCAGCCTCCTCCTGGAACAGCGGAGCATGCTCTTCGCTGGAGTCTCCGGCGAAGACCAGGACGAGTTCGACCGCGTTCTCGACTGGACGAATCGGACCAGCACGGGCGATGCAGGCGAGCTTCCCTTCAGAGTTAAGCCCCGGGTATGGCGCCACTTCGCCGTCGGTGATACAAGCGAGTGTGCCGGCTGCACGCTGAAGTGCTACCACAAGGCCGCCATGGTCGAGGCCGAGGATGCCCAGGTGGTGGTCTGCAACTACCACCTGCTCTTTGCCCACCTGAAGGTCCAGGCGGCCACGTGCGGCATGGCCGGCGTGCTGCCGACCTTTGACGCCCTCATCTGCGACGAGGCCCACGAGGTCCCGGACATCGGCAGCGACTTTGCCGGTGAAGAGATCGGCCGCTGGAGCTTCCGTGGTTTCAAACGCCACCTCTCACGCGGTGGGTTCGAGGCACTAGACCGCGCCGCCGATGGCCTGTCCAAGGCCATCAAACTGATGGCGTTCCGGCACGCTGCGGCTGGATCGAACCGCATCAAGCTCCCCGGTCTCATCGACGAGGAACCCATTCTGGAGGCCCTACGCCACGCCTGGCTGGAGCTGCGCGCCCTGCAGGCCCAGTACGAGGCGGAAACCAAAGAGCACGCCCAACTGGAACGCCAGAAGGAGCAGTGTCGCCAGCTGGCCCAGCTGGTCCATCGCCTGATCTGGCAGGAGTTCTCGGATTGGGTCTACTGGGTGGAGCGCCAGGAATCTCACATTGGCGAGAGCTGGAAGCTCAAGGGCAAGCCGGTTTCCATCGCACCCTTCCTGCAACAGGCTCTCTTGCCCTGGGTTCCGTTGATCGCCACCAGCGCGACGCTGACCACCACCCATGAGGACTTCACCTTCATCCGCGAGCGCATCGGCCTGGACGCTGCAACGCGTCAGGTCGTCTTGCCCAGCCCCTTTGACTTCAGCAGCGCGGCCCTCCTGGTGGTGCCTGAAGGGCTTCCTGAGCCCAACGATCCTGCCCACCGCGACCGCGTGCAGGGTGAGCTCCACGAAGCCGTGCAGCAGAGCGGTGGCCGGGCCCTCCTGCTCTTCACGTCCAGCCAAGCGCTGAAGGCTGCTCACAGCCTGCTGGCCCCGGAGTTCGAACGCATGAACTACGCCTGCCACTGCCAAGGCGATGCCCCCTCCACTAAGCTCATCACCCGCTTCAAGGAGGACGTGTCCAGTGTCCTCTTTGCCACGCGGACTTTCTTCCAGGGCGTGGACGTACCCGGGGAGAGCCTGTCCCTCGTGGCCCTGGACCGCTTGCCCTTCCCCTCGCCAGCGGACCCGGTGATGGACTACATCGCCGAGCACGACCCCAAGGGCTGGTTCTTCAAGCACAGCCTGCCCATCGCCCTGATCACCTGGAAGCAAATCTTCGGTCGCCTGATCCGCCGGCACGACGACCGCGGCGTGGTGCTGCTGCTGGATGGCCGGGTGGGCACGAAGAAGTACGGCAAACAGTTCTTGAAAGCCATCCCGGGCGGCATGTTGAGCCGCGAGGTGGCGGCCATTGGGTCCTTCCTGGCCGACCCGGAGGACCCTTTCGCATGA
- a CDS encoding DEAD/DEAH box helicase: MSAPILVDSLIRIPLRDLSPREREILERALSYPNPAYQQAKARGVQTPREKVDGVWREIPKRLDGFLLDGQGRWCMPRGAVALLRKHLPAWPGTEDRRSRAPLAPSTLPAMRIELRPYQLAAKEAMVTRTQGVVVIPAGGGKTVTALAALVEIGQRTLVLVHTLDLKEQWEEELEEHLGVAPGKIAPVQVATVQTLAKMHADALTRYLTGFGCLILDEGHHAPASTFDRVVASCPATWRLALTATPDREDGLTPKLLHTFGPILHETRQEDLLAAGYLVPAVIHEVHTSFTFPYQGAEDYQALAEALARDEERRRLVLDTLEALYQDEERVILVLSTRVEDHLVPLFEAAKARGIQGELLAGKVKKDARRLIRRAVREGHVRVLFASTVADEGLNIPELNTLLLTFPAKAEGRVEQRVGRVMRASPGKTKGDVYDFIDSAVTHVATDAKPFLRQYAKRRAAYKKLRASIVRAAPAAQAANSALDAGLLHPVLAPAILKPHAGRRLVVGMDPSFTHFALVAVDVDLWWPVAMTTLTTAPSDKKLGIRKADDDGRRLEILALGIRDFLARFRPDLLCCETPSSGAQSAAALKGLAYAKALLVTAKVYHETPTIWLLPGDIKERVGGGLIATKQRVAQSAQACRARDGRPWSEAGWDATKDKSEHQFDAAAAILASVNEDLFQAVIR, from the coding sequence ATGAGCGCGCCCATCCTGGTGGACAGCCTGATTCGGATCCCACTGCGAGACCTTTCCCCACGCGAGCGGGAGATCCTGGAGAGGGCCCTGTCCTACCCCAACCCCGCCTACCAACAGGCCAAGGCCCGGGGAGTGCAAACCCCGCGCGAGAAGGTGGACGGCGTCTGGCGCGAGATCCCCAAGCGCCTGGACGGCTTCCTGCTGGACGGGCAGGGCCGCTGGTGCATGCCCCGTGGTGCAGTAGCACTCCTGCGCAAGCACCTTCCAGCCTGGCCGGGCACAGAGGATCGGCGCAGCCGAGCACCCTTGGCGCCCAGCACACTGCCCGCCATGCGTATCGAACTACGCCCCTACCAGCTGGCCGCCAAGGAAGCCATGGTCACCCGAACCCAGGGCGTGGTGGTGATCCCCGCCGGCGGCGGAAAGACCGTCACGGCCCTGGCCGCCTTGGTGGAGATCGGGCAGCGCACGCTGGTTCTGGTCCACACACTAGACCTGAAGGAGCAGTGGGAAGAGGAGCTGGAGGAGCACCTGGGCGTGGCGCCCGGGAAGATCGCGCCGGTGCAAGTGGCCACGGTGCAGACCCTGGCCAAGATGCATGCGGACGCTCTGACCCGGTACCTGACCGGTTTCGGCTGCCTGATTCTTGACGAAGGCCACCACGCCCCGGCCAGCACATTCGACCGCGTGGTGGCGTCCTGCCCGGCTACCTGGCGCCTGGCACTGACGGCCACTCCCGACCGGGAAGACGGCCTGACACCCAAGCTCCTGCACACCTTCGGCCCCATCCTGCACGAGACCCGCCAAGAGGACCTGCTGGCCGCCGGCTACCTGGTGCCAGCCGTCATCCACGAGGTCCACACGAGCTTCACCTTCCCCTACCAGGGCGCCGAGGACTACCAGGCCTTGGCCGAAGCATTGGCCCGGGACGAGGAGCGCAGGCGGCTGGTGCTGGACACGCTGGAGGCCCTCTACCAGGACGAGGAGCGCGTGATTCTGGTGCTATCCACCCGCGTGGAGGACCACCTGGTCCCGCTCTTCGAAGCGGCCAAGGCCCGAGGCATCCAGGGCGAGCTCCTGGCCGGGAAGGTGAAGAAGGACGCCCGGCGGCTCATCCGGCGTGCTGTGCGTGAAGGCCATGTGCGCGTGCTCTTCGCCTCGACTGTCGCAGACGAGGGCCTCAACATTCCCGAGCTGAACACCCTGCTCCTGACCTTCCCCGCCAAGGCCGAAGGCCGAGTTGAGCAGCGCGTGGGCCGGGTGATGCGCGCGTCGCCAGGCAAGACCAAGGGCGATGTCTACGACTTCATCGACAGCGCCGTGACCCATGTGGCCACGGACGCCAAGCCCTTCCTGCGCCAGTATGCCAAGCGTCGGGCCGCCTACAAGAAGCTCCGGGCCAGCATCGTGAGGGCCGCTCCTGCGGCCCAGGCCGCCAACAGCGCCCTTGATGCCGGGCTGCTGCATCCCGTGCTCGCCCCGGCGATCCTGAAGCCCCACGCGGGCCGACGGCTGGTGGTGGGCATGGATCCTTCCTTCACCCACTTCGCTCTGGTAGCCGTGGACGTCGACCTCTGGTGGCCCGTGGCCATGACCACGCTCACCACCGCGCCCAGCGACAAGAAGCTGGGCATCCGCAAGGCCGACGATGACGGGCGTCGGTTGGAGATCCTGGCACTGGGCATCCGCGACTTCCTGGCCCGATTCCGCCCGGACCTACTCTGCTGCGAAACCCCGTCCTCCGGCGCCCAAAGCGCCGCGGCCTTGAAGGGCCTGGCCTATGCCAAGGCCCTCCTGGTGACGGCCAAGGTCTACCACGAAACGCCCACCATCTGGCTCCTGCCCGGGGACATCAAAGAGCGGGTGGGCGGCGGCCTCATTGCCACCAAGCAGCGAGTGGCCCAGTCCGCCCAGGCCTGCCGCGCCAGGGACGGCAGGCCGTGGTCGGAGGCCGGCTGGGACGCCACCAAGGACAAGAGCGAGCACCAGTTCGACGCCGCGGCGGCCATCCTGGCCAGCGTGAACGAGGACCTGTTCCAGGCCGTGATTCGATAG
- a CDS encoding AAA family ATPase codes for MAEKKPHQLADSYRLIGLSAENFLRLKAVRIAFDPKANAAELSGENGQGKSSVIKAIWTALGGAKVLEDERVPVHEDADKASITLDLAPADDARAGSPRRIRITRTISADGGWGLKIWTPDKGSFPSPQAILDTFFHTLCFDPSEFVRMDQKKRNKVMIDLAGVGDRITPLKVKRQGIYDERTGINRDLKNAQARLDEMEPPDLDVPAEVSLTELNRQIDEARRKEEANEHVRRELQGLYDAHAEAKQLVADLEARLTTARDRVEELVALGQEKKKSVLALVDPGLQALRDKLQTAETDNEQARTARKYAEETTEVERLQGRSEELTSRIDAVNDEIAQVLLSATFPIPDLAITEEGDVVYRGKLFEQASDAERLEVSLAMGAAMNPRLRFLALREASMMTERTRDRVKAWAAEHDVLVLFELATSQHIGIHIEDGEVAGQAAEGEQQEESHAA; via the coding sequence ATGGCTGAGAAGAAACCCCACCAGCTCGCCGACAGCTACCGGCTCATCGGGCTGTCAGCCGAGAACTTCCTGCGGCTGAAGGCTGTGCGCATCGCCTTCGACCCGAAGGCCAACGCGGCCGAGCTCTCCGGCGAGAACGGCCAGGGCAAGTCCAGTGTCATCAAAGCCATCTGGACGGCGCTGGGTGGCGCCAAGGTGCTGGAGGACGAGCGCGTGCCGGTCCATGAGGATGCGGACAAGGCCAGCATCACCCTGGACCTGGCGCCGGCCGATGATGCCCGTGCCGGCAGCCCGCGGCGGATCCGCATTACGCGGACTATCAGCGCCGACGGTGGCTGGGGCCTCAAGATCTGGACCCCGGACAAGGGCAGCTTTCCCAGCCCCCAAGCCATCCTGGACACCTTCTTCCACACCCTGTGCTTCGACCCCAGCGAGTTCGTGCGCATGGACCAGAAGAAGCGCAACAAGGTCATGATCGACCTGGCCGGCGTGGGCGACCGCATCACCCCGCTGAAGGTGAAGCGGCAGGGCATCTACGACGAGCGCACGGGGATCAACCGCGACCTGAAGAACGCCCAGGCGCGCCTGGACGAGATGGAGCCACCGGATCTGGACGTCCCCGCCGAGGTCAGCCTGACCGAGCTGAATCGCCAGATCGATGAAGCCCGTCGGAAGGAGGAAGCCAATGAGCATGTGCGACGCGAGCTGCAGGGCCTCTACGACGCGCACGCCGAGGCCAAGCAGCTGGTGGCCGACCTGGAGGCCCGGCTTACCACAGCGCGCGACCGGGTGGAGGAGTTGGTGGCGCTGGGCCAGGAGAAGAAGAAGTCCGTGCTGGCGCTGGTGGACCCAGGCCTGCAGGCCCTGCGCGACAAACTGCAGACGGCCGAGACCGACAACGAGCAGGCCCGCACCGCACGCAAGTACGCCGAGGAGACGACCGAAGTCGAGCGCCTGCAGGGCAGGAGCGAAGAGCTCACGAGCCGGATCGACGCCGTGAATGACGAGATCGCCCAGGTGCTGCTTTCGGCCACGTTCCCCATCCCCGACCTGGCCATCACCGAAGAGGGCGACGTGGTGTACCGCGGGAAGCTATTTGAGCAGGCGTCCGACGCCGAGCGCCTGGAGGTGTCCCTGGCCATGGGCGCGGCCATGAACCCGCGTCTGCGCTTCCTGGCCCTGCGCGAGGCATCTATGATGACCGAACGGACGCGGGACCGCGTGAAGGCCTGGGCGGCCGAGCACGACGTCCTGGTCCTCTTTGAGCTGGCCACCAGCCAGCACATCGGGATCCACATCGAGGATGGCGAGGTGGCGGGCCAGGCTGCAGAAGGCGAGCAGCAGGAGGAAAGCCATGCGGCCTGA